The following coding sequences lie in one Fusarium poae strain DAOMC 252244 chromosome 1, whole genome shotgun sequence genomic window:
- a CDS encoding hypothetical protein (TransMembrane:1 (i640-661o)), which produces MAVPEYRDEVLITLSSVNPPSDFPFKTRHIFLSKKNPTIQIGRTSKRKTSLEAGKSNAWFDSAVMSRKHALITLDPENQKVYIKDTDSLHGTYKNDVRLNINENTEISTGDKLMFGTSIDRGMTQYPPTTIETALKYGCGDPAVRGNTFRVPDDTDCEDISSDEDQVHNSCKMLYARDVRPGRAPRTSTLNDTPIDLTGDEDRSILSNLGVDAPQLQSVTALPRREEYPSQPVSEDDGIILYDYSEDEDEEVGGSEDEEMGEDSQVDQSAFKETDNVFSVPHSDSSSVSGVEDNRDSVSVDDDFGEHDEFEEEDLVDFTTPVNNDEKETGDNPAQASSANNDTPKQQKIDVTESKTTNVFSPPDFSRRAAPGKASFTNRMNELYPLSPMPSTSPATVLPPISDWANKPFTYESYTPKAAVETMARKTGKPEFFEAREINKANAGINFLSWPRPMDSFSAVAPQIPHIDQVDLLPHSDLIVSGARFINSPEGPFHQAEPEITTQEPTRDETSAFSFEQSKKQCDVYASAADALAKALAPQTNRQEDANLEGEAQTLTASENKDEAAKEIKKPSEPPSSSKRKAEEISELTVEEEILESDEPLVPQQATCRPPKRAAGSLRQEKHAAVAPPPPKRLRRMAEVVGYATLGGVAVMSALIATAPAL; this is translated from the exons ATGGCGGTCCCAGAGTATCGCGATGAAG TCTTGATCACACTTTCGAGCGTGAATCCTCCTTCGGACTTTCCATTCAAAACACGTCACATTTTCCTCAGTAAGAAAAACCCTACGATTCAAATCGGCAGAACAAGTAAGAGGAAGACGTCTCTTGAAGCGGGCAAGTCCAACGCATGGTTTGATTCGGCAGTCATGTCCCGAAAGCATGCTCTTATTACCCTCGACCCGGAAAACCAA AAAGTCTATATCAAGGACACGGACTCTCTCCACGGTACATATAAGAACGACGTCCGCCTCAACATAAATGAGAACACAGAAATTTCGACCGGAGACAAACTTATGTTTGGTACTTCTATTGACAGAGGCATGACACAATACCCACCCACAACAATCGAGACCGCTCTTAAGTACGGGTGCGGGGA TCCTGCTGTCCGCGGAAACACTTTCCGGGTACCCGACGATACTGACTGCGAAGACATCAGCAGCGACGAGGATCAAGTACACAACAGCTGCAAGATGCTTTACGCGAGAGACGTTCGCCCTGGCCGTGCCCCTCGAACATCAACACTGAATGACACTCCGATCGACTTGACGGGCGACGAAGATCGATCTATACTCTCCAACCTGGGAGTTGATGCACCTCAGCTTCAGTCTGTAACGGCACTCCCAAGACGGGAAGAGTACCCCTCTCAGCCAGTGTCCGAAGATGATGGCATAATACTTTATGACTAttcagaagatgaagatgaggaggtGGGCGGcagtgaagatgaggaaatgGGAGAAGACTCTCAAGTGGATCAGTCTGCATTTAAGGAGACAGACAATGTTTTCTCAGTGCCTCACTCTGATTCTTCATCTGTTAGTGGCGTTGAAGACAACCGAGATTCTGTGTCGGTAGACGATGACTTTGGCGAGCACGATGAGTTCGAAGAAG AGGACCTTGTCGATTTCACCACTCCAGTGAACAATGACGAAAAAGAAACCGGCGACAACCCGGCACAAGCCTCGAGTGCAAACAATGACACCCCCAAACAGCAAAAGATCGATGTCACTGAAAGTAAAACTACAAATGTCTTTAGCCCGCCCGACTTTTCTCGCAGGGCTGCACCTGGCAAGGCTTCCTTCACCAACAGGATGAACGAGCTTTATCCTCTGTCTCCCATGCCAAGTACCTCTCCCGCTACGGTGCTGCCTCCAATCTCTGATTGGGCTAACAAGCCATTCACCTACGAATCCTACACTCCTAAAGCCGCAGTTGAGACTATGGCCAGAAAGACAGGGAAACCCGAGTTCTTTGAGGCGAGGGAAATCAACAAGGCCAATGCCGGGATCAATTTTCTATCATGGCCACGCCCCATGGATTCCTTCTCAGCTGTTGCGCCTCAAATTCCTCATATCGACCAAGTTGACCTACTGCCACATTCTGATTTGATAGTTTCGGGCGCTCGATTCATTAACTCTCCTGAAGGCCCCTTCCACCAAGCTGAGCCAGAGATCACCACTCAAGAGCCCACTCGGGATGAGACGTCTGCATTTAGTTTTGAGCAGAGCAAGAAACAATGTGATGTTTACGCATCCGCCGCTGATGCGTTGGCCAAGGCGTTGGCTCCCCAGACAAACCGCCAGGAAGATGCTAATCTAGAAGGTGAAGCGCAAACACTCACCGCATCAGAGAACAAAGACGAAGCAGCCAAGGAAATAAAGAAGCCCTCCGAACCTCCCAGCTCCTCAAAGAGAAAGGCTGAAGAAATCTCCGAGCTCACTGTCGAGGAAGAGATTCTCGAGTCCGACGAGCCCCTTGTCCCTCAACAAGCCACATGTCGACCACCCAAACGGGCCGCAGGCTCTCTACGCCAGGAGAAACATGCTGCAGTCGCCCCTCCGCCACCCAAGCGTCTTCGCCGCATGGCCGAGGTCGTAGGATACGCTACGCTTGGTGGTGTTGCTGTCATGTCAGCACTCATCGCCACAGCGCCTGCCCTTTAG
- a CDS encoding hypothetical protein (BUSCO:34334at5125), which translates to MSVILCTAGYDHTIRFWEALSGICSRTIQHPDSQVNRLCISPDKRYLAAAGHHTVKLYDIKSTNPNPLLTFEGHTGNITGVAFHCEGKWMVTSSEDGTVKIWETRTGSIQRSYNHGCPANDVVIHPNQGEIISCDRSGSVRVWDLAENNCSHELIPEEDVSVSSVTVASDGSLLCAANNAGNVFVWNLIQSFDRTQLVPVTHFNAHKEYITRILLSPDVKKLATCSADHTAKIWEVKNIEPTPDQEPKPYPLEATLTGHQRWVWDCAFSADSAYLVTACSDHYARLWELHSQQIIRQYNGHHRGAVCVALNDYSETR; encoded by the exons ATGTCTGTCATTCTCTGCACAG CTGGATACGATCATACTATTAG ATTCTGGGAAGCTTTATCGGGTATCTGTTCCCGAACAATCCAGCATCCCGACTCCCAGGTCAATCGCCTTTGTATCTCCCCCGACAAGCGGTACCTTGCCGCCGCTGGCCACCACACCGTCAAGCTCTACGATATCAAATCGACGAACCCGAACCCCCTATTGACTTTCGAGGGGCACACTGGAAACATCACGGGTGTAGCCTTTCACTGTGAGGGAAAATGGATGGTTACTAGTTCCGAAGACGGCACTGTCAAGATTTGGGAGACGAGGACTGGATCAATTCAGCGAAGCTATAACCATGGCTGCCCAGCGAACGATGTCGTAATCCACCCGAACCAGGGTGAGATTATCAGTTGCGACAGGTCGGGAAGTGTCAGAGTGTGGGATCTGGCCGAGAACAATTGTTCCCATGAGCTCATCCCAGAGGAAGACGTCTCGGTCTCCAGCGTCACCGTAGCCAGCGATGGCTCTCTGCTATGCGCCGCCAATAATGCT GGCAACGTATTCGTATGGAATCTCATACAGAGTTTCGACCGAACACAGCTTGTGCCTGTCACTCACTTCAACGCCCACAAGGAATACATCACTCGCATTTTGCTGTCCCCGGATGTCAAGAAGCTCGCGACCTGCAGCGCAGACCACACAGCCAAGATTTGGGAAGTTAAGAACATCGAACCCACTCCGGACCAGGAACCCAAGCCTTATCCCTTGGAGGCCACCCTCACCGGTCACCAACGCTGGGTATGGGACTGCGCTTTCAGTGCCGACTCGGCGTACCTGGTAACTGCTTGCTCTGATCACTACGCGAGACTGTGGGAGTTGCATAGTCAGCAAATTATCCGACAGTACAATGGACATCACAGGGGAGCCGTTTGTGTTGCTCTTAACGATTACTCGGAAACGCGATAA
- a CDS encoding hypothetical protein (BUSCO:39787at5125), whose protein sequence is MSGQTPAWKKLGLKLKQPSDAPEPSFGHPTGSSSTPIKRKFDAPPPSSSSQDAKRRKSVSFADAPSNNNYPKFSRTPAKVVKQSKSKSKGPAKKPQPQVSTDLKPALEYLSLWKSSRDSWKFNKNHQSNLIKHVFDADGIPASDIETFYDYIQDLKGFVRMRLRETACEVRDKDQSDGAKAFPEGTKDLEATQQRYEEAIAKYLSQPVGSKRKGFTEVDYLSDSEEDEIIVQRLVKRMRAELVIDELSDGNETETTTTSSQTVTSTDSNATATKNSEKSVKPADGVPAKRRRKLRVNVEDSDSSSSESESDSDDDDTSSSGSSSSEDESDKKAPATTRSYRKPGEEDSSDSSSSSGDSGSDDDSSDDDSDSE, encoded by the coding sequence ATGTCCGGCCAAACTCCCGCCTGGAAGAAATTGGGCTTGAAGCTCAAGCAGCCTTCTGATGCGCCTGAACCCAGCTTTGGGCACCCAACCGGCAGCTCAAGCACACCCATAAAGAGGAAGTTCGACGCCCCTCCACCTTCCAGTTCCTCTCAAGATGCCAAGCGACGGAAGTCAGTATCCTTTGCTGATGCGCCATCCAACAACAACTACCCCAAATTCTCCAGGACACCAGCAAAGGTCGTTAAGCAGAGCAAGTCCAAGAGCAAAGGACCCGCAAAGAAGCCTCAGCCACAGGTTTCCACTGATCTCAAACCTGCACTCGAATACTTGAGTCTCTGGAAGAGTTCTCGCGACAGCTGGAAGTTCAACAAAAACCACCAGTCAAaccttatcaagcacgttttCGATGCCGATGGAATCCCTGCTTCTGACATTGAAACCTTTTATGACTACATCCAAGACCTGAAGGGTTTCGTGAGAATGCGCCTTCGAGAGACTGCTTGTGAGGTCAGGGATAAGGATCAGTCCGATGGCGCAAAGGCATTCCCCGAAGGTACCAAGGATTTGGAGGCTACCCAGCAACGATATGAAGAGGCCATCGCCAAGTACCTGAGCCAACCTGTGGGGTCTAAGAGAAAGGGCTTTACTGAGGTGGACTACCTCTCAGACTCGGAAGAGGACGAAATCATTGTTCAACGACTTGTCAAGCGCATGAGAGCTGAGCTTGTCATTGACGAGCTGTCTGACGGCAATGAAACCGAGACCACCACCACATCATCACAGACAGTTACCTCTACCGACAGCAATGCCACAGCCACCAAGAACTCCGAGAAAAGTGTGAAGCCTGCTGATGGCGTACCTGCGAAGCGTCGACGAAAGCTCCGTGTAAACGTGGAAGACAGCGACTCTAGCAGTTCCGAGTCTGAATCGGActcagatgatgatgacaccAGCAGCAGTGGAAGTTCTTCTTCAGAAGACGAGTCAGACAAGAAAGCACCCGCAACTACGCGGTCTTACCGAAAACCTGGCGAGGAGGACTCGAGcgattcttcatcttcttcaggCGACTCGGGCTCAGATGACGATTCGAGCGATGACGATTCAGACTCtgaataa
- a CDS encoding hypothetical protein (BUSCO:49644at5125), with amino-acid sequence MRVAEVLSDFRTLQYYIAAAPVDPVDTADYYTEGWAALRQCALDGQHILECGADTSVPNPPGGEEEQMKAELKQVLLDAYSRRHEGQKIYLRQAAAQRWVEYRNQVLQGGAPNSRNQSQLLACDQQLRAELAAVADEVIYNQLKTSDEQMGRWTAEDPSLRSVLRWLRARR; translated from the exons ATGCGAGTTGCTGAAGTTCTCTCTGATTTCCGAACACTTCAATACTACATAGCTGCTGCGCCAGTCGATCCTGTGGACACAGCTGACTACTACACCGAGGGCTGGGCTGCCCTTCGACAATGTGCGCTGGATGGACAACACATTCTGGAATGTGGTGCGGACACCAGTGTACCTAACCCCCCTGGAGGCGAGGAAGAGCAGATGAAGGCCGAGCTTAAGCA GGTACTCCTGGACGCGTACTCGAGACGGCACGAAGGACAAAAGATCTATCTCCGACAGGCAGCGGCACAACGATGGGTCGAATACAGAAACCAGGTGCTGCAGGGAGGCGCACCCAACTCTAGGAACCAATCTCAACTCCTAGCATGCGATCAACAGCTGCGAGCA GAGCTTGCTGCAGTTGCCGACGAAGTAATTTACAACCAGCTCAAAACCTCAGATGAGCAGATGGGCCGCTGGACGGCCGAAGACCCTAGTCTCCGGAGTGTGCTACGCTGGCTCCGAGCACGCCGGTGA
- a CDS encoding hypothetical protein (MEROPS:MER0000557~BUSCO:42504at5125), which yields MSAGAYDRHITIFADNGRLYQVEYAFKAITAANIMSIGVRGKDCAVVLSQKKVPDKLMDPDSVTHIFQLSPSVGCVITGSIADARAFAQRAQGEAAEFRYKYGYEMPADALAKRLANISQVYTQRAYMRPYGVATTLISLDSEYGPQLFKCDPAGYYIGYKGTAAGPKQQEALNHLEKKLRNKDHAEGSWEEVVELAITTLSTVLSMDFKKGEIEIGIVGGPRPDGEEGTYSGFRTLTEEEIDDRLQAIAEKD from the exons ATGTCGG CCGGCGCATACGATCGACACATTACCATCTTTGCCGACAATGGTCGGCTTTACCAAGTTG AGTATGCCTTCAAGGCAATCACAGCTGCCAACATCATGTCTATTGGTGTGAGGGGCAAGGACTGTGCTGTTGTCTTGTCTCAGAAGAAGGTTCCC GACAAGCTCATGGACCCTGATTCCGTCACCCACATCTTCCAGCTCTCTCCCTCAGTCGGTTGCGTCATCACAGGATCCATCGCGGATGCCCGAGCTTTCGCTCAAAGAGCTCAGGGCGAGGCTGCTGAGTTTCGATACAAGTATGGTTACGAGATGCCAGCTGATGCCCTGGCCAAGCGTCTTGCCAACATCAGCCAAGTCTACACTCAGCGG GCTTATATGCGACCTTACGGCGTTGCGACCACACTGATTTCGCTCGACTCGGAATACGGCCCCCAACTGTTTAAATGCGACCCTGCTGGATACTACATTGGTTACAAGGGAACCGCGGCTGGCCCGAAGCAACAGGAGGCGCTGAACCACCTCGAGAAGAAGCTCCGCAACAAGGACCATGCGGAGGGTTCTTGGGAGGAGGTAGTTGAGCTTGCCATTACGACATTGAGCACAGTTTTGAGTATGGACTTCAAGAAGGGGGAGATCGAGATTGGTATCGTGGGTGGTCCCCGACCTGATGGTGAAGAGGGAACCTACTCGGGCTTCAGAACATTGACCGAGGAGGAGATTGACGACCGATTACAAGCTATTGCAGAGAAGGACTGA
- a CDS encoding hypothetical protein (BUSCO:43202at5125), with protein sequence MTTDTPGLSPEQLEAFNRDGYLILPGALSSSTVKSLLDETHNLLENFSLDDHPLTRFSTGEKRDHVGDDYFLTSGDKVRFFFEEDAFDDEGKLIKPKARAVNKIGHYLHALSPPFARLLDHDASKVSPPAVARSLGFKDPRCLQSMVICKQPEIGGAVPPHQDSTFLYTNPPSAVGFWYALEDATLENGCLSFLPGSHRWAPVEKRLVRKAGNAGTEMVNNDGPRFPAIDGYGKDEPEDKHDYVPGEVKAGDLVLIHGNLLHKSEKNTSQKGRIIYTFHIIEGQDRDYDAKNWLQPPEEGFTKLYA encoded by the exons ATGACCACGGACACACCAGGTCTCTCACCAGAGCAACTGGAAGCCTTCAACCGGGATGGCTACCTTATCCTCCCTGGTGCTCTCTCCAGCTCAACTGTCAAATCTCTTCTAGACGAGACACACAATCTTTTGGAAAACTTCTCTCTAGATGACCATCCTCTTACACGTTTCTCAACAGGCGAGAAGCGTGATCATGTTGGTGACGACTACTTCCTGACCTCGGGCGACAAGGTTCGATTCTTCTTTGAAGAAGACGCTTTCGATGATGAAGGAAAGCTCATCAAGCCCAAAGCTCGCGCTGTAAACAAAATTGGTCACTATCTTCATGCCTTGTCGCCTCCCTTTGCACGTCTGCTAGACCATGATGCTAGCAAGGTCAGCCCACCTGCCGTGGCACGCAGTCTTGGCTTCAAGGATCCACGATGTCTCCAGAGCATGGTCATCTGCAAACAGCCAGAAATCGGTGGTGCCGTGCCACCTCACCAA GACTCTACTTTCCTGTACACTAACCCCCCTTCCGCTGTGGGCTTCTGGTATGCCCTTGAAGATGCTACTCTTGAGAACGGATGTCTCAGTTTTTTGCCAGGGTCGCATCGCTGGGCACCAGTAGAAAAGAGACTTGTTCGTAAGGCGGGCAATGCCGGTACAGAGATGGTGAATAATGACGGGCCTAGGTTCCCTGCGATAGATGGCTATGGAAAGGATGAGCCAGAAGACAAGCATGACTATGTCCCTGGAGAAGTTAAAGCCGGTGACCTGGTCCTCATTCATGGCAATTTGTTGCACAAGAGCGAGAAAAACACCAGCCAAAAGGGAAGAATCATCTATACTTTTCACATCATTGAAGGACAGGATAGGGATTACGATGCGAAGAACTGGCTTCAACCGCCTGAAGAAGGATTCACCAAACTGTACGCCTAG
- a CDS encoding hypothetical protein (TransMembrane:4 (i7-27o84-105i117-139o159-183i)~BUSCO:53642at5125): MTRVSVYTTALAAFVAATVMIVVPIWLPNWLTYSVTSVSGETIEKHIGLHKSCSTLDDPYCRDFPPKDLCEGGERYFCSMWRTVGFLASFTTLLCLGGLVTFVVIMSGGKYKRETGWPFAAAFLTLVAVVEFVSISIVAYLYDHDDQFTIPGWHLDTSFYLSTVGAAISLLAAFGIAFSAYLLPPEEGYDFLSDPLDA; encoded by the exons ATGACGCGAGTCTCAGTCTATACAACTGCCCTAGCGGCTTTTGTAGCTG CGACTGTTATGATTGTGGTCCCGATATGGCTGCCAAACTGGTTGACCTACTCCGTTACTTCGGTCTCTGGCGAGACCATCGAAAAGCATATCGGTCTACACAAGAGCTGTTCGACGTTGGATGACCCGTACTGTCGAGACTTTCCTCCCAAGGATCTATGTGAAGGAGGAGAGCGATACTTTTGTTCCATGTGGAGGACTGTCGGTTTCCTGGCTTCTTTCACAACTCTGTTGTGTTTGGGAGGTCTGGTGACTTTTGTTGTCATTATGAGTGGAGGCAAATACAAGCGTGAGACAGGATGGCCTTTTGCTGCTGCATTCTTGACACTTGTAGCTGTGGTCGAGTTTGTGTCCATTTCTATTGTG GCATATCTTTACGATCACGATGACCAGTTTACCATCCCAGGTTGGCATTTGGATACCTCTTTTTACCTCAGTACCGTCGGGGCCGCCATAAGTCTACTGGCTGCTTTTGGTATCGCTTTCTCAGCATACCTGCTTCCTCCTGAGGAAGGTTACGACTTCCTCTCGGACCCGCTTGATGCTTAG
- a CDS encoding hypothetical protein (BUSCO:34288at5125), with protein MMNHARVKALKADGKTVSKKAVKSGRASANLTPRGSPFASLLTSPAHSTAPSRAASDESEDEFEYDDTMSIASASSLVDTNEDGTNTFDAKKFMEELQDRKHNNSDARTQLLELYIKVVRHRFAPATHEWLDESANELAELFIRGANRGMEARERLLYLQAYLLTLSSSEEVYVYEHAQATLKQIVADDDDEECKAFGIYALCFTVLYGGGGETEALELLDYLYAIIESDGDNIDSFDNGFIVAAALRGWAFVASHVDDFSYAATMALDGFYEQLDSVDVGVQTNASACIALIFESARTHEEETGESWDLPVNPEKLTGRMSELAKQSSKSVSKKDRRDLRDSLISAITSLEKGVGPGYSAAGYTPQKGERLASKPNEDGVVEFGYRHKLRLGNYVAVIDSWSLSSRIDMMRLLFGGHLQKHIFENPVVAECLSDADFTEQGLRR; from the coding sequence ATGATGAACCACGCTCGAGTCAAGGCGCTCAAGGCCGACGGCAAAACCGTATCCAAAAAGGCCGTCAAGTCAGGTCGCGCTTCCGCCAATCTAACTCCTCGTGGTTCTCCTTTCGCTTCGCTTCTTACGTCACCGGCGCATTCCACAGCTCCCAGTAGGGCAGCTTCAGACGAGAGCGAGGATGAGTTTGAGTACGACGACACCATGAGTATTGCATCTGCAAGCTCTCTGGTCGATACGAACGAAGACGGCACCAACACTTTCGACGCCAAGAAGTTTATGGAGGAACTCCAGGATCGCAAGCACAACAATAGCGATGCTCGAACACAGCTATTGGAACTTTATATCAAGGTTGTACGTCATCGGTTTGCGCCGGCTACTCATGAGTGGCTTGATGAGTCTGCCAACGAGCTTGCTGAACTATTCATTCGCGGCGCCAATCGTGGTATGGAAGCTAGAGAGCGACTGCTATACCTCCAGGCATATCTTCTGACCCTCAGTTCTTCTGAGGAAGTTTATGTTTACGAGCATGCTCAAGCAACTCTCAAACAGATCGTAgccgatgacgatgatgaagagtgCAAGGCATTTGGTATCTACGCGCTGTGCTTCACCGTCCTTTacggcggtggtggtgagaCAGAAGCTCTTGAGTTGCTCGACTACCTATACGCCATTATCGAGTCTGATGGCGATAATATCGACTCCTTTGATAACGGATTCATTGTCGCAGCTGCTCTGCGAGGTTGGGCTTTTGTTGCTAGCCATGTCGATGACTTTTCGTATGCGGCTACCATGGCTTTGGACGGATTCTACGAACAACTTGACAGCGTTGATGTTGGAGTTCAGACCAATGCTTCCGCCTGTATCGCACTGATTTTCGAGTCAGCGCGAACTCACGAGGAGGAGACTGGAGAGTCATGGGATCTCCCTGTCAACCCAGAGAAGCTGACAGGCCGCATGTCAGAGCTTGCTAAGCAGAGTTCCAAGTCTGTGTCCAAAAAGGATCGTCGCGACCTTCGAGACAGCCTGATCAGCGCCATCACTTCTCTGGAAAAGGGTGTTGGCCCTGGTTATTCGGCCGCTGGATACACTCCCCAAAAGGGCGAACGTCTCGCCTCCAAACCTAATGAGGACGGTGTCGTCGAGTTCGGGTACCGTCACAAGCTACGCCTCGGCAACTATGTAGCTGTTATCGATTCGTGGTCACTCTCTTCCCGAATCGATATGATGCGACTTCTTTTTGGAGGTCACTTGCAAAAACACATTTTTGAAAACCCTGTCGTGGCCGAGTGTCTCAGCGATGCCGACTTCACCGAACAGGGTTTAAGGAGATAA
- a CDS encoding hypothetical protein (TransMembrane:4 (i12-31o76-94i101-120o126-145i)~BUSCO:54806at5125), which yields MESADEKPPVFNYILSFTLVGLAWGFTTPFIRRAAQSHNPPAHPVLESSSVQSSWLKSKVYGAFFAVIDLLKNPRYAIPLVLNLTGSVWFFLLIGQAELSLTVPIVNTLAFVFTVLGDWYVDGKVISKDTAAGMALMLVGIGLCVQSKR from the exons atGGAATCTGCAGATGAGAAGCCGCCAGTCTTCAATTACATCCTCAGCTTCACTCTAGTAGGCCTCGCATGGGGATTCACTACCCCTTTCATCCGACGCGCCGCGCAATCGCATAATCCACCTGCTCATCCTGTACTCGAGAGTTCATCTGTCCAGTCTAGCTGGCTCAAGTCCAAGGTCTATGGTGCTTTCTTTGCAGTCATTGACTTGTTGAAGAATCCCCGATACGCAATCCCGTTGGTTCTTAACCTCACGGGAAGTGTGTGGTTCTTTCTGCTCATTGGACAGGCTG AACTAAGCTTGACGGTTCCTATTGTAAATACATTGGCGTTTGTCTTTACCGTTCTTGGTGATTGGTATGTCGATGGTAAAGTTATCAGTAAAG ATACCGCAGCTGGGATGGCTCTAATGTTGGTCGGAATTGGCTTGTGTGTTCAAAGCAAGCGTTAG